A portion of the Stigmatopora argus isolate UIUO_Sarg chromosome 15, RoL_Sarg_1.0, whole genome shotgun sequence genome contains these proteins:
- the LOC144089945 gene encoding transcription factor Sp3-like — protein sequence MASADVDSSQSDFLQETQTTDMSAIQLSGSDRWEVLTPVSAAKDDANGGIVASNGQYVLPLGGLPSQPIYVTASGGEAMANGVSGIQYQVIPQIQNADGTLSGFQAQGLDDGVGQIQLLQDGGGQAGVGIGCAASAAGDLLTQAGQAQSIQGLPLAGGSAYAAGLPGNIAFVPINSVDLESLGLTAAQAVPIATGVTPEGRLIMSGQALEGGKLAAGGGGEREMYAPNGASSQLPATIDGTGVLTQATAVSAGVADPSSSAANFNSHLQQIQVPTSSATTLSQPILHLSSDAQAQVALGQDLNAAGQTLQSVQLVNPGTFLIQAQTVSPTGQIQWQTFQVQGVQSLQGLQLPQGQAQQLTLAPVQTLPLGQGQVSLPNLQTVTVNSLTQGGVQFAQPQQRADDSPAGIHIKEEPDSEDWHLSGDSTLNPSDLNNLRVHMTAAEDEAGSGVGGEGKRLRRVACTCPNCKESGGRGSGLGKKKLHVCHIAGCGKVYGKTSHLRAHLRWHSGERPFVCNWMYCGKRFTRSDELQRHRRTHTGEKKFVCGECSKRFMRSDHLAKHIKTHQNKKSGAPVSASPSPLAADTLITADGTTLILQSAAARNLVANQEIPLQLVTVAPGEVIE from the exons ATGGCGTCGGCGGACGTGGACAGCAGTCAAAGCGACTTTCTGCAGGAAACGCAG ACGACAGACATGTCTGCCATTCAGCTGTCGGGATCGGACCGCTGGGAGGTGCTAACGCCCGTCTCGGCCGCCAAGGACGATGCCAACGGCGGGATCGTGGCGTCCAACGGCCAGTACGTGCTTCCCCTCGGAGGTCTTCCCAGCCAGCCCATCTACGTCACGGCGTCCGGGGGGGAGGCCATGGCCAACGGCGTGTCGGGCATTCAGTATCAG GTCATCCCTCAGATCCAAAACGCGGACGGGACGCTGTCCGGCTTCCAGGCGCAAGGCCTAGACGACGGCGTGGGCCAGATCCAGCTCCTGCAAGACGGCGGCGGGCAAGCCGGCGTGGGAATCGGCTGCGCGGCGTCGGCCGCCGGCGACCTCCTGACGCAGGCGGGTCAGGCGCAGTCCATCCAGGGCCTCCCGCTGGCCGGGGGCTCGGCGTACGCGGCGGGGCTGCCCGGCAACATCGCCTTCGTGCCTATCAACAGCGTGGACCTGGAGTCGCTGGGCCTGACGGCGGCGCAGGCGGTGCCCATCGCCACGGGCGTCACGCCGGAGGGACGGCTCATCATGAGCGGCCAGGCCCTGGAGGGCGGCAAGCTggcggccggcggcggcggcgagcgggAGATGTACGCGCCCAACGGGGCCTCCTCGCAGCTGCCCGCCACCATCGACGGCACGGGGGTGCTGACCCAGGCCACGGCCGTGTCCGCCGGCGTGGCCGACCCCTCGTCCTCGGCGGCCAACTTTAATTCCCACCTGCAGCAGATTCAG GTACCAACGTCCAGCGCCACCACCCTCTCGCAGCCCATCCTGCATCTGTCGAGCGACGCTCAGGCTCAAGTGGCCTTGGGCCAGGACCTGAACGCGGCGGGGCAGACGCTTCAGAGCGTCCAGTTGGTCAACCCGGGGACTTTCCTCATTCAGGCCCAGACGGTCAGTCCCACCGGGCAGATCCAGTGGCAGACCTTCCAG GTGCAGGGGGTCCAGTCGCTTCAGGGGCTACAGCTGCCCCAGGGCCAAGCTCAGCAGCTGACGCTGGCACCCGTGCAGACCCTCCCGCTGGGCCAAGGTCAGGTCAGCCTGCCCAACCTCCAGACGGTGACCGTCAACTCGCTGACGCAGGGCGGCGTTCAGTTCGCGCAGCCGCAGCAACGGGCCGACGACAGCCCCGCCG GCATCCACATCAAGGAGGAACCCGACTCGGAAGACTGGCACCTGAGCGGCGACTCTACGCTCAACCCCAGCGATCTGAACAACCTGCGCGTGCACATGACGGCGGCCGAGGACGAGGCGGGCTCCGGCGTGGGCGGCGAGGGCAAGCGGCTGCGGCGGGTGGCCTGCACCTGCCCCAACTGCAAAGAGTCCGGAGGAAG GGGCTCCGGGCTGGGCAAGAAGAAGCTGCACGTGTGCCACATCGCCGGCTGCGGCAAAGTCTACGGAAAGACGTCGCACCTGCGCGCCCACCTGCGCTGGCACAGCGGCGAGCGGCCCTTCGTCTGCAACTGGATGTACTGCGGCAAGAGGTTCACCAGGAGCGACGAGCTGCAGAGACACAGGCGGACGCACACGG GCGAGAAGAAGTTTGTGTGCGGCGAGTGCTCCAAACGCTTCATGCGCAGCGACCACCTGGCCAAGCACATAAAGACTCACCAGAACAAAAAGAGCGGCGCGCCCGTCTCGGCGTCGCCGTCGCCGCTGGCCGCCGACACCCTCATCACGGCCGACGGCACCACGCTCATCCTGCAGTCGGCCGCCGCTCGCAACCTGGTGGCCAATCAGGAGATCCCGCTGCAGCTGGTCACCGTGGCGCCCGGTGAGGTCATCGAATGA
- the uggt1 gene encoding UDP-glucose:glycoprotein glucosyltransferase 1, which produces MTPGSYESGFCWMMWLLLTSLLSTLVSVSGGGADSKAVTTTLTAKWADTPLLLEASEFLAEESQEKFWDFVEDNQDFDDADTDQAYYASIVEKAGTLLSSIQVNMLKFALSLRAYSATVHSFQQIASNEPPPAGCSAFFSVHGEKTCDPDMLDGLLETAVKRPKPYLFKGDHKYPGSKPDTPVIILYAELGKADFHEVHRAAVDKVGEGLATYVLRHYVANPSAKRVSLSGYGVELAIKSQEYKAKDDTQVQGAEVNATMIRENDPLDEVQGFLFGRLKKTYPELKEQLKELRKHLVESTNEMAPLKVWEMQDLSFQTAARILAAPSVDALNVMKDLSQNFPTKARSITKTVVSAEIRREIAENQKFFKGTLGLHPGDSALFINGLHIDLDSQDIFSVFEVLRSEARVMEGLRSLLIDTPYIHDILRLNVQPSDSDYAVDIRSAAISWINNLETDHRYSSWPYNVQELLRPTFPGVIRQIRKNFHNLVIILDPTQESAVELLSVAEMFYSNNIPLRIGLIFVVSDENDIDGMQDAGVALLRAYNYISDEVDSHSAFEAVISMFNHVPQGGRLTVANVVKVLEKKFPYVEISSVLGADSPYDTNRKEGRAYYEQTGVGPLPVVMYNGIPYQREQLEPDELETITMQKILETTSFYQRAVYLGELATDHDVVDFIMNQPNVVPRINSRVLSTSRSYLDLSDSNNHFVDDYARFSTLGTREKSTAVANSINYMTKKDDGYIRPVTFWVVGDFDTPSGRSLLYDAIRHMKSSNNVRLGTVSNPSGDLSAESSRVTRAIWAAMQTQSANNAKNFITKMAKEETAAALKKGTDIAEFAVGGMDMTAFESAYESGKFDFLLSHAAYCRDVLKLKKGQRAVISNGRIIGPLEEDEVFNQDDFLLLESIILKTSGERIKNKVQQFGIEEDRASDLVMKVDALLSSQPKGEARMDYDFAGERHSAVKIRPKEGDVYFDVVAVVDPVTRDTQKLAPFLMILKQLVNVNMRVFMNCQSKLSDMPLKSFYRYVLEAEVAFQAGGGFSPGPMAQFLDMPQSPLFTLNLNPPEGWMVESVRTRYDLDNIYLEEVENVVAAQYELEHLLLEGHCFDVSSGQPPRGLQFTLGTASEPVIVDTIVMANLGYFQLKANPGAWNLKLRKGRSDEIYKIYSHDGTDSPADSDDIIVVLNNFKSRIIKVKVQKKADKFNEELLSDGSAEENDSGFWKSLTRGFTGGGKTEEAKRDKDDVINIFSVASGHLYERFLRIMMLSVLKNTRTPVKFWFLKNYLSPTFKEFIPRMAQKYGFQYELVQYKWPRWLHQQTEKQRIIWGYKILFLDVLFPLAVDKILFVDADQIVRTDLKELRDFDLEGAPYGYTPFCESRREMDGYRFWKSGYWASHLAGRKYHISALYVVDLKKFRKIAAGDRLRGQYQGLSQDPNSLSNLDQDLPNNMIHQVPIKSLPQEWLWCETWCDNGSKKNAKTIDLCNNPMTKEPKLQAAVRIVAEWSDYDQEIKRLQKEAVRDKSAPGSPKTDAHTEL; this is translated from the exons ATGACGCCAGGAAGCTACGAATCCGGCTTCT GCTGGATGATGTGGCTCCTGTTGACATCACTGTTGTCCACCCTGGTCTCTGTTTCCGGCGGAGGGGCCGACTCCAAGGCGGTCACCACCACCCTCACGGCCAAGTGGGCCGACACACCTCTGCTCTTGGAGGCCAG TGAATTCCTAGCCGAGGAGAGCCAGGAGAAGTTTTGGGACTTTGTCGAGGACAATCAGGACTTTGACGATG CCGACACGGACCAGGCCTACTACGCGTCGATCGTGGAGAAAGCGGGCACCTTGCTCAGCTCCATCCAAGTGAACATGCTCAAGTTCGCTCTTTCCCTCAGAGCCTACTCGGCAACAGTGCACTCCTTCCAGCAG ATTGCATCGAATGAGCCTCCACCTGCAGGCTGCTCGGCCTTTTTTAGCGTCCATGGAGAGAAGACATGCGATCCTGACATGTTGGATGGCCTCCTTGAAACGGCTGTGAAACG gCCAAAGCCTTATCTTTTCAAGGGTGATCATAAATATCCCGGATCAAAGCCAGACACTCCCGTTATTATCCTGTACGCCGAGTTGGGGAAGGCGGATTTTCATGAAGTGCACCGAGCCGCTGTGGACAAAGTCGGGGAAGGCCTGGCGACTTATGTGCTTCGTCATTATGTTGCG AATCCAAGCGCAAAGCGGGTCTCTCTTTCTGGCTACGGAGTGGAGTTGGCCATCAAAAGCCAAGAATACAAGGCCAAGGATGACACCCAAGTCCAAG GGGCGGAAGTGAACGCCACAATGATCAGGGAGAACGATCCGCTGGACGAGGTCCAAGGATTCCTCTTCGGTCGACTCAA GAAAACATACCCAGAACTGAAAGAACAGCTGAAGGAGTTGAGGAAACATTTAGTGGAAAGTACCAACGAAATGGCACCGCTCAAAGTCTGGGAAATGCAAG accTCAGCTTCCAGACAGCCGCTCGCATCTTGGCTGCTCCATCCGTGGACGCCCTCAACGTTATGAAGGATCTCAGTCAGAACTTCCCAACCAAGGCCAG GTCAATCACCAAAACTGTGGTCAGCGCAGAGATCCGCAGAGAGATCGCCGAAAACCAGAAG TTTTTCAAAGGAACGCTGGGTCTGCATCCGGGCGACTCGGCCCTGTTCATCAATGGGCTGCACATCGATCTGGACTCACAAGACATTTTCAG CGTGTTTGAAGTGCTGCGAAGCGAGGCCCGGGTGATGGAGGGTTTACGCTCGCTGCTCATCGATACGCCGTACATCCACGACATCCTCCGACTCAACGTACAGCCGTCGGACTCGGACTACGCCGTCGACATCCGCAGCGCCGCCATCAGC TGGATCAACAACTTGGAGACGGACCACCGGTACAGCTCCTGGCCTTACAACGTCCAGGAACTACTCAGACCCACTTTCCCCGGAGTGATTAGGCAGATCCGCAAAAACTTTCACAATCTG gTGATCATCCTGGATCCGACTCAGGAGAGCGCCGTTGAGTTGTTGAGTGTTGCCGAGATGTTCTATTCCAACAACATCCCACTCAG gATCGGGCTGATATTTGTGGTGTCGGATGAAAATGACATCGACGGAATGCAGGACGCGGGTGTGGCCCTGTTGCGGGCGTACAACTACATCAGCGACGAGGTGGACAGCCACAGTGCTTTCGAAGCGGTTATCTCT ATGTTCAACCACGTCCCTCAAGGTGGGCGGCTTACTGTCGCCAACGTGGTTAAAGTTCTGGAGAAGAAATTCCCCTACGTGGAGATCAGCAGTGTCCTGGGAGCCGACTCACCCTATGACACCAACAGAAAG GAAGGACGGGCCTACTATGAGCAAACGGGGGTGGGCCCATTGCCGGTGGTCATGTACAACGGGATTCCGTACCAGCGCGAGCAACTGGAGCCGGACGAGCTGGAAACCATCACCATGCAAAAAATCCTGGAGACCACCTCCTTCTACCAGAGGGCCGTCTACCTG ggCGAACTGGCGACCGATCACGACGTAGTGGATTTCATCATGAACCAGCCCAACGTGGTCCCTCGCATCAACTCCCGAGTGCTGTCCACCAGCAGATCCTACCTGGACCTCTCCGACAGCA ACAACCATTTTGTGGACGACTACGCTCGCTTCTCCACTCTGGGAACGCGGGAGAAGAGCACGGCCGTGGCCAACAGCATTAATTACATGACCAAGAAAG ACGACGGCTACATCCGACCCGTGACCTTCTGGGTGGTGGGAGACTTTGACACGCCTTCGGGACGCAGCCTCCTCTACGATGCCATCCGGCACATG aaaagcagcaacaaCGTGCGCTTGGGCACCGTCAGCAACCCGTCGGGCGACCTGTCGGCCGAGTCGAGCCGCGTGACGCGCGCCATCTGGGCCGCCATGCAAACGCAGTCGGCCAACAACGCGAAAAATTTCATCACCAAGATGGCCAAAGAGGAAACGGCGGCGGCACTGAAGAAAGGAACCGACATCGCCGAGTTTGCTGTTGGG GGGATGGACATGACGGCCTTCGAGAGCGCATACGAGAGCGGCAAATTTGACTTCCTGCTCTCCCACGCCGCCTATTGCCGAGACGTGCTGAAACTGAAGAAGGGCCAGAGGGCCGTCATCAGCAACGGACGG ATCATCGGGCCCCTGGAGGAGGATGAGGTGTTCAATCAGGACGACTTCCTGCTGCTGGAGAGCATCATCCTCAAGACGTCGGGCGAACGCATCAAAAACAAAGTGCAGCAGTTTGGCATCGAGGAGGACAG GGCCAGCGACCTGGTAATGAAGGTGGACGCTCTGCTCTCGTCTCAGCCCAAAGGAGAAGCGCGCATGGACTACGACTTTGCCGGCGAACGCCACAG TGCGGTGAAGATCCGTCCCAAGGAAGGCGACGTGTATTTCGACGTCGTCGCCGTTGTGGACCCCGTGACGCGGGACACTCAGAAACTGGCTCCGTTCCTGATG ATTCTAAAACAACTCGTCAACGTCAACATGCGCGTCTTCATGAACTGCCAGTCCAAACTGTCCGACATGCCCCTGAAGAG TTTTTACCGCTACGTCCTGGAGGCGGAGGTGGCTTTTCAGGCGGGTGGCGGCTTCTCTCCCGGTCCCATGGCGCAGTTCTTAGACATGCCCCAGTCACCGCTCTTCACGCTGAACCTCAACCCTCCCGAGGGTTGGATGGTGGAGTCGGTACGCACTCGCTACGACCTGGACAACATCTACTTGGAGGAG GTGGAGAATGTGGTAGCGGCGCAGTACGAGCTGGAGCACCTCCTCCTGGAGGGTCACTGTTTCGACGTCAGCTCGGGCCAGCCGCCGCGTGGCCTCCAGTTCACGCTGGGCACCGCCTCCGAGCCCGTCATCGTGGACACCATCGTCATGGCCAATCTG GGTTACTTCCAACTCAAGGCCAACCCGGGAGCCTGGAACCTGAAGCTGAGGAAAGGCAGATCGGACGAAATCTATAAGATATACAG TCACGACGGAACCGACTCGCCGGCGGACTCGGACGACATCATCGTGGTGCTCAACAACTTTAAGAGCCGCATCATTAAGGTCAAG GTCCAGAAAAAAGCCGACAAGTTCAACGAGGAGCTGCTGAGCGACGGCAGCGCCGAGGAGAACGACAGCGGCTTCTGGAAGTCCCTGACCAG GGGCTTCACGGGCGGCGGGAAGACGGAGGAGGCCAAGCGGGACAAGGACGACGTGATCAACATCTTCTCGGTGGCCTCGGGTCACCTGTACGAGCGCTTCCTCCGGATCATGATGCTGTCGGTCCTGAAGAACACCCGGACGCCCGTCAAGTTCTGGTTCCTCAAGAACTACCTGTCGCCCACTTTCAAG GAGTTCATCCCCCGCATGGCCCAAAAGTACGGCTTCCAATACGAGCTGGTCCAGTACAAGTGGCCCCGCTGGCTGCACCAGCAGACGGAGAAGCAGAGGATCATCTGGGGCTACAAGATCCTCTTCCTGGACGTGCTCTTCCCGCTCGCCGTGGACAAGATCCTCTTCGTGGACGCCGACCAG ATCGTACGGACGGACTTGAAGGAGCTGCGGGATTTCGACCTGGAGGGGGCGCCGTACGGCTACACGCCCTTCTGCGAGAGCCGGCGGGAGATGGACGGATATCGCTTCTGGAAGTCCGGCTACTGGGCCAGTCACCTGGCGGGACGCAAGTACCACATCAG CGCCCTTTACGTGGTGGACTTGAAGAAATTCCGCAAGATCGCCGCGGGGGATCGACTCCGTGGCCAGTACCAGGGGCTCAGCCAGGACCCCAACAGTCTTTCCAACCTGGACCAG GATCTCCCCAACAACATGATCCATCAAGTGCCCATCAAGTCTCTGCCGCAAGAGTGGTTGTGGTGCGAGACGTGGTGCGACAACGGCTCCAAGAAGAACGCCAAAACTATTGACCTG TGCAACAACCCGATGACCAAGGAGCCCAAGCTGCAGGCGGCCGTGCGCATCGTGGCCGAGTGGAGCGACTACGACCAAGAAATCAAACGACTGCAAAAGGAAGCCGTGCGAGACAAAAGTGCACCAGGTTCTCCCAAAACAG ACGCGCACACGGAGCTGTGA